From one Trifolium pratense cultivar HEN17-A07 linkage group LG1, ARS_RC_1.1, whole genome shotgun sequence genomic stretch:
- the LOC123886654 gene encoding bZIP transcription factor 11-like, with product MMATSSGNSSVSTKSQSYGSEEDLQVLMDQRKRKRKQSNRESARRSRMRKQKHMDDLMVEVERLRNENNEIMTRMNMTTQHYLKIEAENCVLSAQMVELNQRLQSLNDIINIINTPTTITNGVNYQNNDCFLTISDNCFMNQMNMSYLNQQPIMASADMFMW from the coding sequence ATGATGGCTACATCTAGTGGAAACTCTAGTGTGTCAACAAAATCTCAAAGCTATGGATCTGAGGAAGATTTGCAAGTTCTTATGGATCAAAGAAAGAGGAAGAGAAAGCAATCGAACCGCGAATCGGCAAGACGATCAAGGATGAGGAAGCAGAAACACATGGATGATTTAATGGTTGAGGTGGAAAGACTAAGAAATGAAAACAATGAAATCATGACAAGGATGAACATGACAACACAACACTACCTTAAAATTGAGGCAGAGAATTGTGTTCTAAGTGCACAAATGGTTGAACTTAATCAAAGGTTACAATCATTGAATgatatcatcaacatcatcaacacacCTACTACTATTACTAATGGAgttaattatcaaaataatgatTGTTTTTTAACAATTTCAGATAATTGCTTCATGAATCAAATGAATATGTCTTATCTTAATCAACAACCAATTATGGCCTCAGCAGACATGTTTATGTGGTGA
- the LOC123886661 gene encoding uncharacterized protein LOC123886661 isoform X2, translating to MYAVNMGAACCVAAKDRSITNRTGGESLHRDVTRSPSWSFRWDSLGRVADEVQNPSYSTSHVFSRNTSMEFKGSLSSERGNLSDGGSMLDNSATISLKSPVSEALAANIMTPSSDLSMSSNFSTVGKNPGESSIPNHSFSIPSVFSTPIAGPLSNHGYQHLPNSTPTRSAHRSLGHPLLRQISDNQIMGLKSPDSSIYEGRVSFVLSTCSNEIEAISQCGSSDGWSMHTFSELVASSQRGRWSFDSECFGSGRRKISGSSSRLSYSPSMDLQSCGTCTRLLSDKSAWGNHKFIGNSDLSVVAVLICGHAFHADCLETMTAEADKYDPSCPICMAGGDKHFLKLSRKGFRAEAEMKAKNHKISRNRVVDSYLDGGFDVFDRQKDIELGGNVSKMEASSSTRSSVGKPFLKKHFSLGSKWNRSLSENDCARKKGFWARYKKD from the exons ATGTATGCAGTTAACATGGGTGCAGCTTGTTGTGTTGCTGCAAAGGATCGTAGTATTACTAACAGAACTGGAGGTGAAAGTTTGCATAGGGATGTCACACGTTCACCGTCATGGAGCTTTCGGTGGGATAGTCTGGGGCGTGTTGCTGATGAAGTTCAGAATCCTTCCTATTCCACGTCTCATGTATTCAGCAGAAATACCAGCATGGAGTTTAAAGGCTCGCTAAGTTCTGAAAGAGGTAATTTATCTGATGGGGGAAGCATGCTGGACAATTCCGCAACTATTTCGCTGAAGTCCCCTGTTAGCGAGGCATTGGCTGCAAACATAATGACACCATCTTCTG ATCTGTCCATGTCAAGCAATTTTTCTACAGTG GGGAAGAATCCAGGAGAATCTTCAATACCAAATCATTCATTTTCAATACCTTCAGTTTTCTCAACACCTATAGCAGGTCCTTTATCTAATCATGGTTATCAACATCTTCCCAATTCTACCCCAACAAGATCTGCACATCGATCTCTGGGACACCCACTGTTGAGACAGATTTCTGATAATCAGATCATGGGTCTAAAATCACCAGACAGCTCAATTTATGAAGGAAGGGTATCATTTGTACTCTCCACTTGCAGCAATGAAATTGAAGCTATATCCCAATGTGGATCGTCTGATGGTTGGTCGATGCACACCTTTTCTGAGCTGGTTGCCTCCTCGCAAAGGGGAAGGTGGTCTTTTGACAGCGAGTGTTTTGGCTCGGGTCGTCGCAAGATAAGTGGATCCAGCAGCAGGCTGTCATATTCACCTTCCATGGATCTACAATCTTGTGGGACGTGCACAAGGCTTTTGTCTGATAAATCAGCATGGGGCAACCACAAATTTATTGGCAACAGTGACCTCTCAGTTGTTGCCGTACTAATATGTGGTCATGCATTTCATGCAGATTGCTTAGAGACTATGACTGCAGAGGCAGATAAGTATGATCCATCGTGTCCAATTTGTATGGCTGGCGGCGATAAGCACTTTCTAAAGTTGTCAAGAAAAGGTTTTCGAGCTGAAGCAGAGATGAAGGCCAAGAACCACAAGATATCCAGAAATCGTGTAGTTGATAGCTACCTTGATGGTGGTTTTGATGTTTTTGATCGCCAAAAAGATATTGAATTGGGAGGAAATGTTTCAAAGATGGAGGCTAGCTCCAGTACAAGGAGCTCAGTTGGAAAGCCCTTCTTGAAGAAGCATTTTTCACTTGGGTCAAAGTGGAACCGATCTCTGTCTGAGAATGATTGTGCAAGGAAGAAAGGCTTTTGGGCAAGATATAAAAAAGATTGA
- the LOC123886661 gene encoding uncharacterized protein LOC123886661 isoform X1, with product MGAACCVAAKDRSITNRTGGESLHRDVTRSPSWSFRWDSLGRVADEVQNPSYSTSHVFSRNTSMEFKGSLSSERGNLSDGGSMLDNSATISLKSPVSEALAANIMTPSSDLSMSSNFSTVGKNPGESSIPNHSFSIPSVFSTPIAGPLSNHGYQHLPNSTPTRSAHRSLGHPLLRQISDNQIMGLKSPDSSIYEGRVSFVLSTCSNEIEAISQCGSSDGWSMHTFSELVASSQRGRWSFDSECFGSGRRKISGSSSRLSYSPSMDLQSCGTCTRLLSDKSAWGNHKFIGNSDLSVVAVLICGHAFHADCLETMTAEADKYDPSCPICMAGGDKHFLKLSRKGFRAEAEMKAKNHKISRNRVVDSYLDGGFDVFDRQKDIELGGNVSKMEASSSTRSSVGKPFLKKHFSLGSKWNRSLSENDCARKKGFWARYKKD from the exons ATGGGTGCAGCTTGTTGTGTTGCTGCAAAGGATCGTAGTATTACTAACAGAACTGGAGGTGAAAGTTTGCATAGGGATGTCACACGTTCACCGTCATGGAGCTTTCGGTGGGATAGTCTGGGGCGTGTTGCTGATGAAGTTCAGAATCCTTCCTATTCCACGTCTCATGTATTCAGCAGAAATACCAGCATGGAGTTTAAAGGCTCGCTAAGTTCTGAAAGAGGTAATTTATCTGATGGGGGAAGCATGCTGGACAATTCCGCAACTATTTCGCTGAAGTCCCCTGTTAGCGAGGCATTGGCTGCAAACATAATGACACCATCTTCTG ATCTGTCCATGTCAAGCAATTTTTCTACAGTG GGGAAGAATCCAGGAGAATCTTCAATACCAAATCATTCATTTTCAATACCTTCAGTTTTCTCAACACCTATAGCAGGTCCTTTATCTAATCATGGTTATCAACATCTTCCCAATTCTACCCCAACAAGATCTGCACATCGATCTCTGGGACACCCACTGTTGAGACAGATTTCTGATAATCAGATCATGGGTCTAAAATCACCAGACAGCTCAATTTATGAAGGAAGGGTATCATTTGTACTCTCCACTTGCAGCAATGAAATTGAAGCTATATCCCAATGTGGATCGTCTGATGGTTGGTCGATGCACACCTTTTCTGAGCTGGTTGCCTCCTCGCAAAGGGGAAGGTGGTCTTTTGACAGCGAGTGTTTTGGCTCGGGTCGTCGCAAGATAAGTGGATCCAGCAGCAGGCTGTCATATTCACCTTCCATGGATCTACAATCTTGTGGGACGTGCACAAGGCTTTTGTCTGATAAATCAGCATGGGGCAACCACAAATTTATTGGCAACAGTGACCTCTCAGTTGTTGCCGTACTAATATGTGGTCATGCATTTCATGCAGATTGCTTAGAGACTATGACTGCAGAGGCAGATAAGTATGATCCATCGTGTCCAATTTGTATGGCTGGCGGCGATAAGCACTTTCTAAAGTTGTCAAGAAAAGGTTTTCGAGCTGAAGCAGAGATGAAGGCCAAGAACCACAAGATATCCAGAAATCGTGTAGTTGATAGCTACCTTGATGGTGGTTTTGATGTTTTTGATCGCCAAAAAGATATTGAATTGGGAGGAAATGTTTCAAAGATGGAGGCTAGCTCCAGTACAAGGAGCTCAGTTGGAAAGCCCTTCTTGAAGAAGCATTTTTCACTTGGGTCAAAGTGGAACCGATCTCTGTCTGAGAATGATTGTGCAAGGAAGAAAGGCTTTTGGGCAAGATATAAAAAAGATTGA
- the LOC123886670 gene encoding sm-like protein LSM6A has protein sequence MSGTEKSSTKTPADFLKSIRGRPVVVKLNSGVDYRGILACLDGYMNIAMEQTEEYVNGQLKNKYGDAFIRGNNVLYISTSKRTLAEGA, from the exons atgAGTGGAACAGAGAAAAGTAGCACAAAAACCCCAGCTGATTTCCTCAAATCCATTCGTGGTAGGCCTGTTGTTGTCAAGCTCAACTCCGGCGTCGATTATCGAG GTATCCTAGCTTGTCTAGATGGCTATATGAATATTGCAATGGAACAAACAGAGGAGTATGTTAACGGACAACTGAAGAATAAGTATGGTGATGCTTTCATTCGAGGAAATAATG TTCTATACATCAGTACCTCAAAGAGGACTCTAGCAGAAGGGGCTTAA